In one Pseudarthrobacter sp. NBSH8 genomic region, the following are encoded:
- a CDS encoding alpha-ketoacid dehydrogenase subunit beta codes for MTQMTFARAINSGLRKSLENDPKVILMGEDIGTLGGVFRVTDGLQKDFGTHRVVDTPLAESAIMGTAVGLAYRGYRPVVEIQFDGFIYPAFDQIVSQVAKLHYRTQGAVKMPITIRVPFGGGIGSPEHHSESPEAYFTHTSGLRVVSVSNPQDAYTVIQQAILSDDPVLYFEPKRRYHDKGEVDEGIDPGAALPMDSARVVTAGTDVTLVAYGPLVKTAKDAATAAADEGISIEVIDLRSLAPVDYATVEASVRKTGRLVVTHEAGQSGGLGAEVAASITERCFYHLEAAPVRITGFDIPYPYSKLEMHHLPGLDRILDGVDRALGRPNSLSGLEG; via the coding sequence ATGACCCAGATGACCTTTGCCCGCGCCATTAATTCCGGCCTGCGCAAATCCTTGGAAAACGATCCAAAAGTCATCCTGATGGGCGAGGACATCGGCACCCTTGGCGGTGTTTTCCGGGTGACCGACGGCCTCCAGAAAGATTTCGGCACGCACCGTGTGGTGGACACCCCGCTGGCCGAATCGGCCATCATGGGTACCGCCGTCGGCCTCGCGTACCGCGGCTACCGCCCGGTGGTGGAGATCCAGTTCGACGGCTTCATCTACCCTGCCTTCGACCAGATTGTGAGCCAGGTGGCGAAGCTGCACTACCGCACGCAAGGGGCTGTCAAGATGCCCATCACCATCCGGGTCCCGTTCGGGGGAGGCATCGGCTCACCCGAGCACCACTCCGAATCGCCCGAGGCGTACTTCACACATACGTCGGGGCTTCGAGTGGTCAGCGTCTCCAACCCGCAGGACGCCTACACGGTGATCCAGCAGGCCATCCTGTCCGATGACCCGGTGCTGTACTTCGAACCCAAACGCCGGTACCACGACAAGGGTGAAGTGGATGAGGGCATCGATCCGGGCGCCGCTCTGCCGATGGACTCCGCCCGCGTTGTCACCGCGGGCACGGACGTGACGCTGGTGGCCTACGGGCCGTTGGTGAAGACGGCCAAGGACGCAGCAACCGCGGCCGCCGACGAAGGCATTTCCATCGAGGTGATCGACCTGCGCTCGCTGGCACCCGTGGACTACGCCACCGTTGAAGCGTCCGTCCGGAAAACAGGCAGGCTCGTGGTCACCCACGAGGCCGGCCAGTCCGGTGGCCTGGGCGCGGAAGTGGCAGCCAGCATTACAGAGAGGTGCTTCTACCACCTCGAAGCTGCCCCCGTCCGCATCACCGGGTTCGATATTCCCTACCCGTACTCCAAGCTCGAAATGCACCATCTGCCCGGCCTGGACCGGATCCTCGACGGTGTGGACCGCGCCCTCGGACGCCCGAACTCCCTCAGCGGGCTGGAAGGATGA
- a CDS encoding dihydrolipoamide acetyltransferase family protein, with protein MIKEFRLPDLGEGLTESEILSWKVAVGDTVTLNQVIAEVETAKAVVELPSPFAGVITALHEEPGTIVEVGKPIVSFEVADDGGGSPSGVAPAGVAPAGATNAVAGAAKREPNLVGYGAVVESSGRPVRLARTFTTAVVEPARGSVVEPVKTVPAETQPAETDTAERPRSTPPVRKLAKDLGVELAAVAGTGAGGLITREDVRNFVGGEPSAPVRHLSAVSDSVSAAGPGAQGGREVRTPIRGVRKFTAAAMVASAFTAPHATEFLTVDVTPTMDLLAKLKTSRAFSGYKLTPLTLVAKAVLIALRRNPSLNSRWEEASQEIVQFNYVNLGIAAATPRGLTVPNIKDADTLSLLELSEALTGLTEIARAGKTAPADLSGGTISITNIGVFGIDAGTPILNPGEAAILAMGAVRRMPWEFQDEVALRQVMTLSLSFDHRLVDGEQGSRFLADVGAILAEPGMVLTMV; from the coding sequence ATGATCAAGGAATTCAGGCTCCCGGACCTCGGCGAAGGCCTCACGGAATCCGAAATCCTCAGCTGGAAAGTGGCTGTGGGGGACACTGTGACTCTGAACCAGGTCATCGCCGAGGTGGAAACCGCAAAAGCCGTAGTGGAGCTGCCCTCACCCTTCGCGGGCGTGATCACTGCCCTCCATGAAGAACCCGGAACAATCGTGGAGGTCGGCAAGCCGATTGTCTCCTTCGAAGTAGCGGACGACGGCGGCGGCTCACCTTCGGGGGTTGCGCCTGCGGGGGTTGCGCCCGCCGGGGCGACCAATGCTGTGGCGGGCGCCGCAAAACGTGAGCCGAACCTGGTGGGGTACGGTGCCGTCGTCGAAAGCTCAGGCCGTCCCGTTCGCCTGGCCCGCACCTTCACAACCGCGGTGGTTGAGCCTGCCCGTGGCTCGGTGGTTGAGCCTGTTAAAACAGTGCCTGCAGAAACGCAGCCCGCCGAAACCGACACTGCAGAGCGCCCACGCTCCACGCCGCCGGTCCGGAAGCTGGCCAAAGACCTTGGTGTCGAGCTGGCCGCGGTCGCGGGTACCGGCGCCGGCGGACTGATCACGCGGGAGGATGTCCGGAATTTTGTCGGCGGGGAACCGTCGGCGCCGGTGCGTCACCTTTCCGCGGTATCGGATTCGGTTTCTGCCGCGGGGCCGGGAGCGCAGGGCGGCCGGGAAGTCCGTACTCCCATCAGGGGCGTCCGCAAGTTCACGGCGGCCGCGATGGTGGCGAGTGCGTTCACGGCTCCCCATGCGACGGAATTCCTCACGGTGGATGTCACACCCACCATGGACCTGTTGGCCAAGCTGAAGACGAGCCGGGCTTTTTCCGGCTACAAGCTCACGCCGCTGACATTGGTGGCCAAGGCGGTGCTGATCGCGCTGCGGCGCAACCCGTCGCTGAACTCACGGTGGGAGGAGGCAAGCCAGGAGATTGTGCAGTTCAACTACGTGAACTTGGGCATCGCCGCGGCGACTCCCCGCGGGCTCACCGTGCCGAACATCAAGGACGCGGATACCTTGTCGCTGCTGGAACTCTCCGAAGCCCTGACCGGGCTGACCGAGATAGCGCGGGCGGGCAAGACTGCCCCGGCCGACCTCTCCGGCGGCACCATCTCCATCACGAACATCGGGGTCTTCGGCATCGACGCGGGCACGCCCATCCTGAACCCCGGTGAGGCAGCCATCCTGGCCATGGGGGCCGTGCGGAGAATGCCGTGGGAATTCCAGGATGAGGTTGCCCTGCGCCAGGTCATGACACTGAGCCTGTCTTTTGACCACCGCCTGGTGGACGGGGAGCAGGGCTCCCGGTTCCTTGCCGATGTTGGCGCCATCCTGGCCGAACCCGGCATGGTGCTCACGATGGTCTGA
- a CDS encoding biotin carboxylase N-terminal domain-containing protein, with protein sequence MTVSSPDIRSTTPQKPLFNTVLVANRGEIACRVIRTLRALGIRSVAVYSDADAGARHVHEADTAVRIGPAAAAESYLKIAAIIQACRDTDAEAVHPGYGFLSENVDFARALESAGFTFIGPGVESLNVMGDKIRSKNHVAGYGVPVVPGIAEPGMTDAQLIESADAVGFPLLIKPSAGGGGKGMHIVERAADLPVTLETARRVAASAFGDDTLFLERLVRMPRHIEVQILADNHGNVIHLGERECSLQRRHQKVIEEAPSPLLESLHDGGATRARIGEAACQAARSVHYSGAGTVEFLVSDEAPDEFFFMEMNTRLQVEHPVTEMVTGLDLVEWQVRIAAGEELTVRQDDVDLNGHAVEARVYAEIPERNFMPSTGTVLLLDEMPEHGAGRIRVDSALLEGLEISSSYDPMISKVIAWGPDRTVALDTLDAALAGHTALGIDTNVEYLRLLINDDDVRAGHLDTGLIERRMPNFAFRRIDDAELVAAALYAVVSGEQGNAVTPSGPWQASNGWRIGAPAPRRISLGSPDGGIATVSVTGQAAAGPVQVRVGEGPWRTASLRLPGRGSLVLTLDGETTDYSLAPTDAGPDSLTPGTPGNPAFGVPAELFLGNGGWSCRLEVLTRESRLVRVLAAVEREEGTADPEVRSPMPGTVVSVAVSNGDTVEAGQVLLSVEAMKMEHQLVAEVAGTVHISIKAGQPVKADQVLATIHPSPADSPADSPADSVADAPADSLQDSYMESNNTGKGA encoded by the coding sequence ATGACCGTTTCCTCGCCCGACATTCGTTCCACCACGCCGCAGAAGCCGCTGTTCAACACCGTGCTGGTCGCCAACCGTGGGGAGATCGCCTGCCGCGTGATCCGTACCCTGCGCGCACTGGGCATCCGTTCCGTGGCCGTCTACAGCGACGCCGACGCCGGGGCCCGGCACGTGCACGAGGCTGACACTGCCGTGCGGATCGGCCCGGCCGCCGCGGCAGAGAGCTACCTCAAGATTGCGGCGATCATCCAGGCCTGCCGCGACACCGACGCCGAGGCTGTGCACCCCGGCTACGGCTTCCTCAGCGAGAACGTCGATTTTGCCCGCGCCCTTGAATCCGCCGGCTTCACCTTCATCGGCCCTGGCGTCGAATCCTTGAACGTCATGGGCGACAAGATCCGATCCAAGAACCACGTGGCCGGCTACGGTGTCCCGGTGGTGCCGGGCATCGCCGAACCGGGCATGACTGACGCGCAGCTGATCGAGTCCGCGGACGCCGTCGGATTCCCACTGCTCATCAAACCGTCAGCGGGCGGCGGCGGCAAAGGCATGCACATCGTGGAACGGGCCGCGGACCTGCCCGTCACCTTGGAAACCGCCCGCCGCGTCGCCGCCAGCGCCTTCGGCGACGACACGCTGTTCCTGGAGCGGCTGGTCCGCATGCCCCGACACATCGAAGTCCAGATCCTGGCCGACAACCACGGCAACGTCATCCATCTCGGGGAGCGCGAGTGCTCGCTGCAGCGCCGCCACCAGAAAGTCATCGAGGAAGCGCCCTCGCCGCTGCTGGAGTCCCTGCACGACGGCGGTGCCACCCGGGCACGGATCGGTGAGGCCGCTTGCCAGGCGGCACGGAGCGTCCACTACAGCGGCGCCGGAACTGTGGAGTTCCTCGTCTCCGACGAGGCCCCGGACGAGTTCTTCTTTATGGAGATGAACACGCGCCTTCAGGTGGAGCACCCGGTCACGGAAATGGTCACCGGCTTGGACCTGGTTGAATGGCAGGTCCGCATCGCCGCCGGTGAGGAACTGACCGTTCGCCAGGACGACGTCGACCTTAACGGGCACGCCGTCGAAGCCCGCGTCTACGCGGAAATCCCGGAGCGGAACTTCATGCCGTCCACCGGAACCGTACTCTTGCTCGACGAAATGCCCGAGCACGGAGCCGGCAGAATCCGCGTGGACTCAGCCCTCCTCGAGGGGCTGGAGATCTCGTCCAGCTACGACCCCATGATCTCCAAGGTCATCGCGTGGGGCCCGGACCGCACCGTTGCCCTGGACACCCTGGACGCGGCCCTCGCCGGCCACACAGCCCTTGGCATCGACACAAACGTTGAGTACCTGCGGCTGTTGATCAACGACGACGATGTCCGCGCAGGGCATCTCGACACCGGCCTGATCGAACGCAGGATGCCTAACTTCGCCTTCCGGCGGATTGACGACGCCGAACTGGTCGCGGCAGCCCTGTACGCCGTCGTGAGCGGGGAACAGGGCAACGCGGTGACACCCTCCGGTCCGTGGCAGGCAAGCAACGGCTGGCGGATCGGCGCTCCGGCGCCCCGGCGGATCAGCCTGGGAAGTCCCGACGGAGGGATCGCAACAGTCAGCGTCACAGGCCAAGCGGCTGCCGGCCCGGTTCAGGTCCGCGTTGGCGAAGGACCCTGGCGTACGGCCTCCCTGCGGCTGCCGGGCCGCGGGAGCCTGGTCCTCACCCTGGACGGCGAAACCACGGACTACTCGCTGGCGCCAACGGACGCGGGCCCGGACAGCCTCACCCCGGGCACCCCGGGCAACCCGGCCTTCGGAGTTCCCGCGGAGCTGTTCCTCGGCAACGGCGGCTGGTCCTGCCGGCTGGAGGTGCTGACACGGGAGTCGCGGCTCGTCCGGGTGCTCGCCGCCGTCGAGCGCGAGGAAGGCACCGCGGACCCGGAGGTGCGCTCACCCATGCCGGGCACGGTGGTGTCCGTTGCCGTCAGCAACGGCGACACCGTGGAAGCGGGCCAGGTCCTCCTCTCCGTGGAAGCGATGAAGATGGAACACCAGCTGGTGGCAGAGGTGGCAGGCACGGTCCACATCAGCATCAAGGCCGGCCAGCCGGTCAAAGCGGACCAGGTGCTGGCCACCATCCACCCGTCACCCGCCGATTCACCCGCCGATTCACCCGCCGATTCAGTCGCGGATGCACCCGCGGATTCACTTCAGGATTCCTACATGGAGTCGAACAACACAGGCAAGGGAGCCTAG
- the pdhA gene encoding pyruvate dehydrogenase (acetyl-transferring) E1 component subunit alpha: protein MSTDRNLIQLITPAGERISHPEFDPWVKDIGDEQLCSLYEDLTVIRRIDVEATALQRQGELGLWPPLLGQEAAQVGSGRALREDDFVFSSYRENGVAYCRGVDLTDITRVWRGTASSGWDPYTVNMATPQIIIGAQTLHATGYAMGIQNDGADSVAVTYFGDGATSEGDVNEAMVFAASFQAPVVFFCSNNHWAISEPVRLQSHIQIADRATGFGIPSLRVDGNDVLAVMAATRVALDRARHGGGPTFIEAVTYRMGPHTTADDPTRYRDANELEDWAAKDPIQRVKALLERKGLLTDQVRQHVHDKAEAVARDIRSGCIGMPDPEPMDIFKHVYSGPNSWLDRQQDHYARYLDSFGDPAGATSEEGAR from the coding sequence GTGTCTACAGACAGGAACCTGATCCAGCTGATTACCCCGGCAGGGGAGCGGATCAGCCACCCGGAGTTTGATCCCTGGGTGAAGGACATAGGGGATGAGCAGTTATGTTCCCTCTACGAAGACCTCACGGTGATCCGACGGATCGATGTTGAGGCCACCGCCCTCCAGCGTCAGGGCGAACTCGGTCTTTGGCCCCCGTTGCTGGGGCAAGAGGCGGCGCAGGTCGGTTCCGGCAGGGCCCTGCGCGAGGACGACTTTGTTTTCTCCAGCTACCGGGAAAACGGTGTGGCATACTGCCGCGGCGTGGACCTGACGGACATCACCCGGGTTTGGCGTGGCACGGCCTCCTCCGGCTGGGACCCGTACACCGTGAATATGGCCACCCCGCAGATCATTATCGGCGCGCAGACGCTGCATGCCACCGGCTACGCCATGGGCATCCAGAACGACGGTGCGGACTCGGTGGCGGTGACGTACTTCGGCGACGGTGCCACCAGTGAAGGCGACGTCAACGAGGCCATGGTTTTTGCCGCCAGCTTCCAGGCGCCCGTGGTCTTCTTCTGCTCCAACAACCACTGGGCCATTTCGGAGCCTGTGCGCTTGCAGTCCCACATCCAGATCGCGGACCGGGCCACCGGATTCGGCATTCCCAGTCTCCGGGTGGACGGCAATGATGTGCTGGCCGTTATGGCAGCCACGCGCGTGGCCTTGGACCGTGCCCGGCATGGCGGCGGACCCACGTTCATCGAAGCAGTCACCTACCGCATGGGACCGCACACCACCGCTGACGATCCCACCCGCTACCGTGACGCCAACGAACTGGAGGACTGGGCCGCGAAGGACCCCATCCAGCGCGTCAAGGCCCTGCTGGAACGCAAGGGCCTCCTCACGGATCAGGTCAGGCAGCACGTTCACGACAAGGCAGAGGCCGTCGCCCGCGACATCCGTTCGGGCTGCATCGGCATGCCGGATCCGGAGCCGATGGACATCTTCAAGCATGTCTACAGCGGGCCCAACTCGTGGCTGGACCGGCAGCAGGACCACTACGCCCGTTACCTGGATTCCTTCGGCGATCCCGCGGGAGCCACTTCAGAAGAAGGTGCACGCTGA
- a CDS encoding Lrp/AsnC family transcriptional regulator — protein sequence MHALDGTDTRLLSALARDPRRTVVALAQKLGLSRNTVQARMAQLEKKHVFLSFERRINPASLGYPLMAFISVHVQQQKLGQLAHDLAGIPEILEGYGLTGSADLLLRVVALDAEDLFRINGKILACDGVDRTDTALAMGELIPFRIQPLLERGSGDA from the coding sequence ATGCACGCTTTGGATGGCACAGACACGCGGCTGCTCTCGGCCCTGGCCCGCGACCCCCGGCGGACGGTGGTGGCGTTGGCCCAGAAGCTGGGGCTGTCCCGGAACACCGTGCAGGCGCGCATGGCCCAACTGGAGAAGAAGCACGTCTTTCTGTCCTTTGAACGGCGGATCAACCCGGCGTCACTGGGCTATCCGCTGATGGCGTTCATATCCGTCCATGTCCAGCAGCAGAAACTGGGGCAGCTGGCCCATGACCTTGCCGGCATTCCGGAAATCCTGGAAGGCTACGGCCTCACCGGCTCCGCTGACCTCCTGCTCCGCGTGGTGGCCCTGGACGCCGAAGATCTCTTCCGGATCAATGGGAAAATCCTGGCGTGCGATGGAGTGGACCGGACGGATACCGCACTGGCCATGGGCGAACTCATTCCCTTCCGCATCCAGCCATTGCTTGAGCGGGGATCCGGAGACGCCTAG
- a CDS encoding TetR/AcrR family transcriptional regulator has translation MPTPPPVKPSAPALAAHVTPGTPRSQAKENRRQALLAAAAALFALHGFNRVSLEDLGAAAGVSGPAVYRHFQGKQAVLGDLLLTVSRELLDGGRRVIAETTDPLAALRRLVGFQVEFALGKPDVIRVQDRDFSNLSQKDQSEVRALQRNYVEIWVEVLSLLHPGTDAVELRMRAHATFGLINSTPHSIRNHGRKIAHKTARPLLESMALAALTVDVPEAP, from the coding sequence ATGCCCACACCCCCACCGGTCAAGCCGTCCGCACCGGCACTGGCAGCCCACGTAACTCCCGGAACACCCCGCAGCCAGGCGAAGGAGAACCGCCGCCAGGCCCTTCTTGCCGCGGCCGCGGCGCTCTTTGCGCTGCACGGGTTCAACCGGGTGTCGTTGGAAGATCTGGGCGCCGCAGCTGGTGTCAGCGGCCCGGCCGTCTATCGCCACTTCCAGGGCAAGCAGGCGGTGTTGGGAGACCTCCTGCTCACCGTCAGCCGCGAGCTGCTCGACGGCGGCCGGCGCGTCATTGCCGAGACCACGGACCCACTCGCTGCGCTCCGGAGGCTGGTGGGCTTCCAGGTGGAGTTCGCACTGGGAAAGCCGGACGTGATCCGGGTGCAGGACCGGGATTTCAGCAACCTCAGCCAGAAGGACCAGTCCGAGGTACGGGCGCTGCAGCGGAATTACGTGGAGATTTGGGTGGAGGTCTTGTCGCTGCTGCACCCGGGCACCGACGCCGTCGAACTGCGGATGCGGGCCCACGCTACTTTCGGCCTGATCAACTCCACGCCGCACTCCATACGGAACCACGGACGCAAGATCGCGCACAAAACAGCCCGGCCGCTTCTCGAGAGCATGGCGTTGGCGGCACTCACGGTGGACGTTCCCGAAGCCCCCTGA
- a CDS encoding carboxyl transferase domain-containing protein: METLASRLDAASEVFTANNSAQLALAAELRTRLADAALGGPEKSRERHVGRGKLLPRERIDRLLDDGSPFLEIAPLAANGMYNNESPGAGVIAGIGMVHGRQVLVISNDATVKGGTYYPMTVKKHLRAQEIALENRLPCIYLVDSGGAFLPKQDEVFPDKEHFGRIFFNQAKMSAAKIPQIASVMGSCTAGGAYVPAMSDETVIVRNQGTIFLGGPPLVKAAIGEIVTAEELGGGDVHSRISGVTDHLAENDEHALQIVRDIVATLPRPAAPAWDVDTAVEPLADPGELYGAVPTDVNAQYDVHEVVARLVDGSRFHEFKREYGATLVTGFARLHGHPVGIVANNGVLFSESSLKGAHFIELCDQRGIPLIFLQNISGFMVGKDSEQGGIAKNGAKMVTAVATARVPKLTVVIGGSFGAGNYSMCGRAYSPRFLWMWPASRISVMGGNQASGVLATVKRDQYEAAGQEWSAEDEEAFKAPIKQQYEDQGSPYYSTARLWDDGVIDPADTRTVLGLALDVVSRSPLPETSFGLFRM; the protein is encoded by the coding sequence ATGGAGACCCTTGCCAGCCGGCTTGATGCCGCAAGTGAAGTGTTTACTGCAAACAACTCTGCGCAACTCGCGCTGGCCGCCGAGCTCCGGACCAGGCTGGCCGACGCCGCGCTGGGAGGGCCGGAGAAGTCGCGGGAGCGCCATGTGGGCCGCGGCAAGCTGCTGCCCCGGGAACGCATCGACCGGCTGCTGGATGACGGCAGCCCGTTCCTGGAGATCGCGCCGCTGGCAGCCAATGGCATGTACAACAACGAGTCGCCGGGTGCCGGGGTGATTGCCGGAATCGGGATGGTGCACGGCCGCCAGGTCCTGGTGATTTCCAATGACGCCACGGTCAAGGGTGGCACGTACTATCCGATGACGGTGAAAAAACACCTCCGCGCCCAGGAGATCGCGCTGGAGAACCGTCTGCCGTGTATCTACCTGGTGGATTCGGGTGGGGCGTTCCTTCCGAAGCAGGACGAAGTGTTCCCGGACAAGGAGCACTTCGGCCGGATCTTCTTCAACCAGGCGAAGATGTCAGCAGCGAAGATCCCGCAGATCGCCTCAGTCATGGGTTCCTGCACGGCGGGCGGCGCTTACGTTCCGGCGATGAGCGATGAGACGGTGATCGTGCGGAACCAGGGCACCATCTTCCTGGGCGGTCCGCCGCTTGTAAAGGCCGCCATCGGCGAAATCGTTACCGCAGAGGAACTGGGCGGCGGTGACGTGCATTCGAGGATCTCGGGGGTCACGGACCATCTCGCCGAGAACGACGAACACGCACTGCAGATCGTCCGCGACATCGTGGCCACCCTGCCGAGGCCGGCAGCTCCCGCGTGGGATGTGGACACCGCCGTCGAGCCCTTGGCGGATCCGGGGGAGTTGTACGGCGCCGTCCCCACGGACGTCAACGCGCAGTACGACGTGCACGAGGTCGTTGCCCGGCTGGTGGACGGCAGCAGGTTCCACGAGTTCAAGAGGGAGTACGGCGCCACACTGGTCACGGGGTTCGCCAGGCTGCACGGGCACCCGGTGGGGATCGTGGCCAACAACGGCGTGCTCTTCAGCGAGTCCTCGCTCAAGGGCGCACACTTCATCGAGCTCTGCGACCAGCGCGGCATTCCCCTCATTTTCCTGCAGAACATTTCCGGGTTCATGGTGGGCAAGGACTCGGAACAGGGCGGCATCGCCAAGAACGGCGCGAAGATGGTCACCGCAGTGGCCACCGCCAGGGTTCCCAAGCTGACGGTGGTGATCGGCGGGTCCTTCGGCGCGGGCAACTACTCCATGTGCGGGCGGGCCTACTCGCCGCGCTTCCTGTGGATGTGGCCTGCGTCCCGCATCTCCGTCATGGGCGGGAACCAGGCTTCCGGCGTCCTGGCCACCGTCAAGCGCGACCAGTACGAAGCGGCGGGCCAGGAATGGTCCGCTGAGGACGAGGAAGCCTTCAAGGCCCCGATCAAACAGCAGTATGAAGACCAGGGCAGCCCCTACTACTCCACCGCCCGCCTTTGGGACGACGGCGTGATTGACCCCGCGGACACCCGCACCGTCCTGGGACTGGCGCTCGACGTCGTCTCCCGCAGCCCGCTGCCGGAGACCTCCTTCGGCCTTTTCCGGATGTGA